The Sorangiineae bacterium MSr11367 genome window below encodes:
- a CDS encoding glycosyltransferase → MKIAIITVGSLGDTAPFIGLGARLRAAGHDVAVAAQASFEGPIRDAGLEFRKMPGDIRADLASEMGQKLHKASSWLKAFPATLWLAEKILSELAEGIVAAAEGAELLIIHRIALMHGHMVANAMKIPCLVLELFPSGLAPTGEFLPAGFGPTSLGNWGNRAVYQMMRASAGKSKKYIASLEDFQTKFGLPRIAPAALYESMDSERWPIFHAFSPSVVPRPADWREGLEIIGYFWPVRPRQWEPPAQIVDFLDAGPPPVFIGFGSLVPDEAGRLSELVTKAVRQAKVRAIVQAGWGNLEAVTGDDILTIGSVPHDWLFPKMAAVVHAAGAGVTAAGLRAGVPAIPIPAMNDQPFWADRLAKLGVAPGWIRFQKLTAERLAFFIGQAVTQPSHRRAALSLSERIRTEDGAGRIVQAVSAIDDGRVTAA, encoded by the coding sequence ATGAAAATTGCCATCATCACGGTAGGCTCCCTCGGTGATACGGCACCGTTCATCGGACTGGGCGCTAGGCTCCGCGCGGCAGGCCACGACGTGGCCGTTGCCGCGCAGGCGTCCTTCGAAGGGCCGATTCGTGATGCTGGCTTGGAGTTCCGCAAAATGCCCGGAGACATCCGGGCCGATCTCGCCTCGGAAATGGGGCAGAAGCTGCACAAAGCCAGCTCGTGGCTCAAGGCCTTTCCGGCGACGCTCTGGCTCGCCGAAAAGATCCTCTCCGAGCTGGCCGAGGGCATCGTCGCCGCCGCCGAGGGCGCGGAGTTGCTCATCATTCATCGCATCGCATTGATGCACGGCCACATGGTGGCCAATGCGATGAAGATTCCTTGTTTGGTATTGGAGCTTTTTCCCAGTGGCCTTGCACCAACTGGGGAATTCTTGCCCGCGGGATTCGGCCCCACGTCACTCGGAAATTGGGGCAATCGCGCGGTGTATCAAATGATGCGTGCAAGCGCAGGCAAATCCAAGAAGTACATTGCATCGCTCGAAGACTTCCAAACGAAGTTCGGATTGCCGCGCATCGCCCCCGCGGCTCTCTACGAGAGCATGGATAGCGAACGTTGGCCGATCTTCCATGCGTTCAGTCCATCGGTGGTGCCCCGCCCCGCGGACTGGCGCGAAGGATTGGAGATCATTGGCTACTTCTGGCCGGTGCGCCCACGGCAATGGGAACCTCCGGCGCAGATCGTCGATTTTCTCGATGCAGGCCCGCCGCCGGTGTTCATCGGATTTGGGAGCTTGGTCCCGGACGAGGCGGGACGGCTTTCCGAATTGGTCACCAAGGCGGTGCGCCAGGCCAAGGTGCGCGCAATCGTGCAGGCGGGATGGGGCAATCTGGAGGCCGTCACCGGCGACGACATCCTGACCATCGGGAGCGTGCCGCACGATTGGCTCTTTCCCAAGATGGCCGCGGTGGTGCACGCAGCCGGAGCCGGCGTCACGGCGGCGGGGCTCCGCGCGGGCGTTCCCGCCATCCCGATCCCGGCGATGAACGATCAGCCTTTCTGGGCCGATCGCCTGGCGAAGCTCGGGGTCGCGCCGGGGTGGATCCGCTTTCAAAAGCTGACCGCCGAGCGCCTGGCGTTCTTCATCGGGCAAGCCGTCACTCAGCCCTCGCACCGCCGTGCAGCCCTCTCCTTGTCGGAACGCATCCGCACCGAGGACGGCGCCGGCCGCATCGTGCAAGCGGTCAGCGCCATCGACGATGGCCGCGTGACGGCCGCTTAG
- a CDS encoding carboxylesterase family protein — MSLFIGGCSAASAPDAREGENGAPPASVSSALEGAGAPGTIVQLDSGPILGAVKEGYRTFLGVPYAAPPVGALRWRSPQAVTPWSEVREALKFGNSCAQDGSLTHTPPSGSEDCLYLNVTTPWQAASATEAAPPKPVLVFLHGGAFLRGSGSVYETSPLAIRGDAVVITINFRLGVFGHLAHPNLQEGGNFGLEDQLAALRWVRRNARAFGGDPGNVTLMGQSSGAHAVAALLSAPSAVGLVHRAILESGTGTWDWPNAGLFPDRTAGTIFAARPEAERLGTALATQRGCTDPATAIDCLRAIGANDLMAPAPGWRYAQPVHGTRFLPLHPAEAMKKGLVHHVPVLSGTNLDEGRGFSAFFFEGTQMSAERYHERVTLSYGEDAPAVEAKYPASAYPTPAMAWAQLMTDRIIVCPSVRAHRWLGAATRTYAYEFSDRTAPLVLPLPPDVQRGALHSSEVPYLMNLLGFNPNFTPDQKALSDQMIGYWTRFAKTGNPNGGGAPEWEPVCTSDDEPNTQGLDTGAGGIHPVDIGTEHQCEFWSDLAGE; from the coding sequence ATGAGTTTGTTCATCGGCGGTTGCTCGGCAGCATCCGCGCCCGATGCACGGGAGGGAGAGAATGGGGCACCGCCCGCCAGCGTGAGCAGCGCGCTCGAGGGGGCAGGAGCACCGGGGACCATCGTGCAGCTCGACTCTGGCCCCATCCTGGGTGCGGTGAAGGAAGGCTACCGCACGTTTCTGGGCGTTCCGTACGCCGCACCGCCGGTGGGCGCGCTCCGATGGCGATCCCCGCAGGCGGTCACGCCGTGGTCCGAGGTGCGCGAAGCCCTGAAATTCGGAAACTCCTGTGCACAAGACGGGAGCCTCACCCACACGCCGCCCTCCGGCAGCGAAGATTGCTTGTACCTGAATGTAACGACGCCCTGGCAAGCCGCCTCCGCGACGGAGGCCGCGCCGCCCAAGCCCGTCCTCGTGTTCTTGCACGGCGGCGCATTCCTGCGCGGGAGCGGGAGCGTCTACGAGACCTCGCCCCTCGCCATCCGCGGCGATGCGGTGGTCATCACCATCAATTTCCGACTCGGCGTCTTCGGCCACTTGGCCCACCCCAACTTGCAGGAGGGCGGCAACTTCGGCCTCGAGGACCAACTTGCGGCCCTGCGCTGGGTACGGCGCAACGCGCGTGCCTTCGGCGGTGATCCGGGCAACGTCACCTTGATGGGCCAGTCGTCCGGCGCCCATGCGGTGGCCGCCCTGCTCAGCGCGCCGTCGGCCGTTGGTCTGGTCCATCGCGCGATCCTGGAGAGCGGCACCGGCACGTGGGATTGGCCCAACGCGGGACTCTTTCCCGATCGCACCGCCGGCACCATCTTCGCCGCGCGCCCCGAGGCGGAGCGCCTTGGCACTGCCCTGGCAACGCAACGAGGCTGTACGGATCCCGCCACGGCCATCGATTGCCTGCGGGCCATCGGCGCGAACGACCTGATGGCGCCCGCCCCCGGCTGGCGCTACGCGCAGCCCGTCCACGGGACGCGCTTTTTGCCGCTCCACCCGGCCGAGGCCATGAAGAAAGGCCTCGTGCACCACGTTCCGGTGCTGTCGGGCACGAACCTCGACGAGGGCCGCGGCTTTAGCGCCTTCTTCTTCGAAGGCACCCAAATGAGCGCCGAGCGATACCACGAGCGGGTCACGCTCTCGTACGGCGAGGACGCCCCGGCCGTGGAGGCAAAGTACCCCGCCAGCGCCTACCCCACCCCGGCCATGGCCTGGGCCCAGCTCATGACGGACCGAATCATCGTATGCCCCTCCGTTCGAGCCCACCGCTGGCTCGGCGCCGCCACCAGGACGTATGCCTACGAGTTCTCGGATCGCACTGCACCGCTGGTGCTGCCGCTTCCGCCAGACGTCCAGCGCGGCGCGCTCCATTCGTCGGAGGTGCCGTATTTGATGAATCTCCTCGGATTCAATCCGAACTTCACGCCGGACCAAAAAGCATTATCCGATCAGATGATTGGATATTGGACGCGCTTCGCCAAAACCGGTAATCCGAATGGCGGGGGCGCTCCCGAGTGGGAGCCGGTTTGCACTTCGGACGACGAGCCCAACACGCAAGGGCTCGATACCGGCGCCGGCGGGATTCACCCGGTCGACATCGGCACCGAGCACCAGTGCGAGTTCTGGTCCGACCTCGCCGGCGAGTGA
- a CDS encoding DUF72 domain-containing protein: MSTRYHIGAKGLRGSIEAYAKRFDLLEVQADAHSPSPTALRRWRKAVPPHFEFCVVAGKSLAAVKDSPELARELEMAVETITALQARCFLLSTPVEVTPSSVWRERMARLLERLPRDVTTIVWEPRGVWEHEQAAASAKKWGVVLSVDPVRETVPPGPAAYIRLRALGETHSYGESALSRVISAIGPRRDAYVVLETSSALTECKTLRRLAARGDGAERGGGGRVVRPRVATMKVRDDEQE, encoded by the coding sequence ATGAGCACGCGTTATCACATCGGCGCCAAAGGGCTTCGTGGAAGCATCGAGGCGTACGCGAAGCGCTTCGATCTTCTCGAGGTGCAAGCCGACGCCCATTCACCTTCGCCCACGGCGCTTCGGCGCTGGCGGAAGGCTGTGCCTCCGCATTTCGAGTTTTGTGTCGTCGCCGGGAAAAGCCTGGCGGCCGTCAAGGATTCGCCGGAGCTCGCGCGCGAGCTCGAGATGGCCGTCGAGACCATCACGGCGTTGCAGGCGCGCTGTTTTCTCTTGTCCACGCCCGTCGAGGTCACACCGAGCTCGGTGTGGCGTGAGCGCATGGCGCGGCTGCTCGAGAGGCTTCCGCGCGACGTGACCACCATCGTGTGGGAGCCGCGTGGCGTGTGGGAGCACGAGCAGGCGGCTGCCTCTGCCAAGAAATGGGGCGTCGTGCTCTCGGTCGATCCGGTGCGCGAGACCGTGCCCCCGGGGCCGGCGGCCTATATTCGGCTGCGTGCGCTCGGTGAGACGCATTCGTACGGCGAAAGCGCGCTCTCGCGCGTGATATCGGCCATCGGACCGCGCCGCGATGCCTACGTGGTCCTCGAGACCTCCTCCGCCCTCACGGAATGCAAGACGCTGCGGCGGCTTGCGGCCCGCGGCGATGGGGCGGAGCGGGGCGGTGGTGGACGTGTGGTGCGGCCGCGCGTGGCCACGATGAAGGTCCGCGACGACGAGCAGGAGTAG
- a CDS encoding Ig-like domain-containing protein, with protein sequence MLIHVRSFSWSLAVLTGMATGAFWACSSSDGAPIPPPGILEPPDASPQDAGPDARVEPKKLTVVALTPANGDTNVSVQDPIQVTFSEPVKIGPSSITLETPDGTLISTRVELSANERTITVSPVTPQNVPSELTAHFGDISTLDGEPLPSKPAWSWKLPAWVRVGSDLLERFNLGDASLVTGPGRRIALAAHEHDDYEKPRWSVSTLDTLHGTWTQLGGPLPLITWDPHMLLDRNGDLVVSSDNTWDKVVQRWSGTGWDKLGEPIANVRDASDSPLAIGAQGKLLLACSEKIPGGTTTYNLIVRAFDGKGSWSPIGGPVNDSPMADPLNPHMAVDPTGVPYVAYTDPSVHVRKWTGSAWTPVGSNLPTTGGDLQWLRIAFDDGGRLFGIGMFWDGTTRVIRFDGSDWVLVGEALSTQRANAPSLVAGHDGHVFAAVYDDWSNQGFRVADITQAGWKLESPIEHQVSALAVDRDNVPIVVAPRFGVLRLNR encoded by the coding sequence ATGTTGATCCACGTCCGCTCGTTTTCTTGGTCGCTGGCAGTCCTCACCGGCATGGCTACGGGCGCGTTCTGGGCATGCAGTTCGAGCGATGGCGCCCCCATCCCGCCACCTGGCATCCTCGAACCTCCCGACGCCTCTCCGCAAGACGCGGGCCCCGATGCGCGTGTCGAACCGAAAAAGCTGACGGTCGTCGCGCTGACGCCGGCCAACGGTGACACCAATGTATCGGTGCAAGATCCCATTCAGGTTACGTTTTCCGAGCCAGTCAAGATCGGACCGTCATCCATTACCCTCGAAACGCCGGACGGCACGCTCATCTCGACGAGGGTCGAGCTCTCGGCCAATGAGCGCACGATCACCGTTTCACCCGTAACTCCACAAAACGTTCCCTCGGAGCTGACCGCTCACTTCGGCGACATCTCGACACTCGATGGAGAGCCCCTGCCCTCGAAGCCGGCGTGGAGCTGGAAACTGCCGGCCTGGGTGCGCGTGGGATCCGACCTGCTAGAGCGATTCAACCTAGGCGACGCTTCGCTGGTCACCGGGCCAGGACGGCGAATCGCTCTCGCGGCGCATGAGCACGATGACTACGAGAAGCCAAGGTGGAGCGTCTCCACACTCGACACGCTGCATGGCACCTGGACGCAATTGGGCGGGCCTCTTCCGCTCATAACCTGGGACCCGCACATGTTGCTCGATCGGAACGGCGACCTCGTCGTGTCCTCGGACAACACTTGGGACAAGGTCGTTCAACGATGGTCAGGAACGGGATGGGACAAGCTCGGCGAACCGATTGCCAATGTCCGAGACGCGAGCGACTCCCCTCTGGCCATCGGCGCACAGGGAAAACTCCTGCTGGCATGCTCGGAGAAAATCCCAGGGGGGACGACCACGTACAATTTGATCGTCCGCGCTTTCGACGGCAAAGGTAGCTGGTCGCCCATCGGCGGACCGGTGAACGACTCGCCGATGGCCGACCCGCTCAATCCTCACATGGCCGTGGATCCGACGGGAGTCCCGTACGTCGCATATACCGATCCGTCGGTGCACGTTCGAAAATGGACAGGGTCCGCTTGGACGCCCGTAGGTTCCAATCTCCCGACGACCGGAGGGGATCTGCAGTGGTTGCGAATCGCGTTCGATGATGGCGGGCGATTGTTCGGCATTGGCATGTTTTGGGATGGAACCACCCGCGTCATCCGGTTCGACGGTTCGGATTGGGTCCTCGTCGGCGAGGCGCTGAGTACTCAGCGGGCCAATGCACCATCGTTGGTCGCAGGCCACGACGGACACGTTTTTGCAGCCGTCTACGACGATTGGTCCAACCAGGGTTTCCGAGTGGCGGACATTACGCAGGCCGGATGGAAGCTCGAATCGCCCATCGAGCATCAAGTAAGCGCGCTCGCCGTGGATCGGGACAACGTTCCCATCGTGGTCGCGCCTCGGTTCGGTGTACTGCGCCTCAATCGATGA
- a CDS encoding Ig-like domain-containing protein, translating to MIAAKRSPSFSWLLAVLTCMATGAFWACSSSDGSPVSTGGVLGPADASPQEPSDASPPDAGSDTSVEPQELTVVSLAPTSGDTNVFVEDPIQVTFSEPVQIGASAVTLTTPDGTTIPTTIKRSADERTLTLSPVAPQKAPAEVVAHFNAVSTLDGRPLTSAPNWSWKLPPWLRVSPDPRKSDFSVHDGSMVIGPGRETILASGGESTPGGNWTGSVYSFGTPHGPWTRLGGRPLSKVMWSPRVVLDPSGNIVVASLYDKQIFVQRWSGTGWNFLGEPIPDANDIVRTLMAIDARGKLFVGASQTVHGEPDTYNLVVRSFDGNGTWSSVGGTVNDVRTSQTFDPYLALDPAGVPYVAYTDPWANVRKWTGAAWVPVGSNLAPTGGYARWLAIAFDDGGRLFALGGFSDETTRVIMFNGSNWVPVGEALGGTVAASLVAGRDGHLFGAIYEGNFGDSFRVVDITQAGWTKIDWPIPGVAGALAVGPDNIPVVASSRAGVLRLHR from the coding sequence TTGATCGCAGCTAAGCGCTCCCCTTCGTTCTCCTGGCTTCTGGCCGTCCTCACGTGCATGGCCACGGGCGCGTTCTGGGCGTGTAGTTCGAGCGATGGGTCTCCAGTCTCGACGGGCGGCGTACTCGGGCCTGCCGACGCATCCCCGCAAGAGCCTTCCGACGCATCTCCACCGGATGCGGGCAGCGATACAAGCGTGGAGCCGCAAGAACTGACCGTCGTCTCGCTGGCACCGACCAGTGGCGATACCAATGTATTCGTCGAAGACCCCATTCAGGTGACGTTTTCAGAGCCCGTCCAGATTGGTGCGTCCGCCGTTACGCTCACGACTCCAGACGGAACGACGATTCCAACGACCATCAAGCGCTCGGCCGATGAGCGAACGCTCACCCTTTCGCCGGTGGCTCCGCAGAAAGCGCCCGCGGAGGTGGTCGCTCACTTCAACGCCGTTTCGACACTCGATGGAAGGCCTTTGACCTCGGCCCCGAATTGGAGTTGGAAGCTACCGCCGTGGCTACGCGTGAGTCCCGACCCCAGGAAGTCGGATTTCTCCGTACACGATGGTTCGATGGTTATTGGACCCGGACGGGAAACCATTCTCGCGTCAGGGGGGGAGTCGACCCCGGGTGGGAACTGGACGGGGAGCGTCTACTCGTTCGGCACGCCGCATGGACCGTGGACGCGGTTGGGTGGCCGTCCGCTCTCCAAGGTAATGTGGAGTCCTCGTGTGGTCCTCGACCCGAGCGGCAACATCGTGGTGGCCTCGTTGTATGACAAGCAAATCTTCGTTCAACGATGGTCGGGAACGGGATGGAACTTCCTCGGCGAGCCCATTCCCGACGCCAACGATATCGTCCGTACCCTCATGGCGATCGATGCCAGAGGCAAACTCTTCGTAGGCGCATCGCAGACGGTCCATGGGGAACCCGACACCTACAACTTGGTCGTCCGGTCGTTCGATGGGAATGGCACCTGGTCGTCCGTAGGCGGGACGGTGAACGACGTACGAACGAGCCAAACGTTCGATCCGTATCTTGCGCTGGATCCTGCAGGAGTCCCGTACGTCGCGTACACCGATCCCTGGGCGAATGTTCGAAAATGGACGGGAGCGGCGTGGGTGCCCGTGGGCTCCAATCTAGCTCCGACGGGAGGGTACGCACGGTGGCTGGCCATTGCTTTCGACGACGGAGGAAGACTGTTCGCCCTCGGCGGTTTCTCCGATGAGACGACCCGCGTCATCATGTTCAACGGCTCCAACTGGGTCCCAGTCGGCGAGGCGCTCGGCGGGACGGTAGCTGCATCGTTGGTCGCAGGCCGCGACGGACACCTTTTCGGGGCTATCTACGAGGGTAACTTCGGCGACTCCTTCAGAGTTGTGGACATTACGCAGGCTGGATGGACCAAGATCGACTGGCCCATTCCGGGCGTTGCGGGTGCGCTCGCCGTGGGTCCCGACAACATTCCCGTGGTGGCCTCGTCCAGGGCGGGCGTGCTTCGCCTCCATCGGTGA